In Paenibacillus stellifer, the DNA window AGATGTCCCCTGGGCCGGATGATCGGAAGAAGCTGGAGGCTTATCTGACCGCTGAAAGCCGCCTGCCCGGCCCCAGAGGCAACTTGGAGCTTGCGGGGCGCTTCGCGTCGGGGTTTGCTCACAGCGGCATGTCTGGCGAATGGTGGGACATGCTGACCGATTGGGCGCGGCTGCCATCTGCGGAGGCTGGGACCGGCGATCCGCGCGAATTCCTGCCGTTCTGCGCCTGTCTTACGCTCGGCGCTCATTACAGCTTCGCGTCTCCAGCACAGAGGCAGGAGATCGCCTCCATTCTTCGCGCTGCTGCGAATGATTCCCGCTGGAGAACGCGGGAGGCGGCGGCCATGGGCCTTCAGTGCATCGGCGAGGCGGATTTCGGGCTGCTCGCCGATGTGCTTGCGCAGTGGAAGAGCGGTGCGAGCTTGCTGGAGCAGCGTGCGATCGTTGCGGCTCTTGCCCATCCGCCGCTCCTTAAGGACCGGGAGGCGGCGGTCTATGCGCTGGGGTTGGCGGGCGAAATCACGGAGAGCATTGTGGAGGTAACCGGACCGGAGCGCAAAGCGGAACCCTTCCGCGTACTGTGCAAGGGGCTGGAATATGCGCTGAGCGTAATGGCAGCCGCCGAGCCGGGAGCGGGCTTTGAGCTGCTGTCCCGGCTGGCTTCGCTGGATGATCCCGCCGTTATCCGGATTGTGAAATCCAATCTCGGCAAATCGCGTCTATCCCGCAAATACGGACCCCAGACGGCTGCGATCCTCGCCGGGATTGACAACAAATCTTAACGTAACTATGATGGTTTCAAATGATTGACTAGGCAAAGGAGAAGTTTGTTATGAATATCAGCACCCGATTTGCGGTCGCCATCCACATCTTGGCCCTGATTGACACCAACAGGGAAGGGCGGAACACCTCGGACTGGATCGCCGGAAGCGTCGGCACCAATCCGGTCGTTATCCGCCGGATCAGCAGCATGCTCGGCAAAGCGGGACTGATCGAAGTGAAGCCGGGAATTGCGGGAGCGAAGCTGGCCAGGCCGGCGGAACAGATAACACTGCTGGAAATTTACCAGGCGGTGGATGCCGTTGGCGAAGGGTCGCTGTTCGCTGTGCACGAGCACCCAAGCCCGGAATGTCCGGTTGGCCAAAATATAGCAGGGGCGATTATCCCGGTGTTCCTTATGGCCCAGCAGGCGATGGAGGATGTGCTGCAGCAGGTAACGCTCGCCCAAATCTCGTCGCAGCTTCCTGTATGAAGATCAACATGAAGCATCCATTCCGGCATACGGAGCGGATGCTTTTTTTCGTAACAGCTTAACGATGAAGAGAACGGTAAGCAAGCGGGGTCAGTCCGTATTCCTTTTTGAACAAATGATAGTAATGGCTAAGGTTATTAAATCCGGCTGAGAGCGCGATGTCCATAATACCGAGATCGGTGGTGGCCAGCATGTACTTGGCGTAGTCCAGCCGAAGCTGATTGATATACAGAACCGGCGTAGTGTGAAGCAGTGACCGGAATACCCGGCTCAGGTGTCCGGGGCTGCGTCCCGATAGCTCATACATCCGCTGAACCCCCTCGACGAAATTCTCCTTCCGCTGCATTTGCAGCAGCAGATCTTCCAGCCAGGGCGGAATCGCATCTTCCCTCGTACGCTGCTGCTTCCAGAAGAACAGCGTGAGCAGCTCGGCCAGCATAGCCCGCAGCAGTCCCGCAGCCTGTGGCTTGTCCGGAACAAGGCGAATCCGTTCAAGCCGGTCTTTCAGACGTTCCGTTTCGCTCGCCGGAAGAACGGTAACAGGGGGCAGCACAGTGGCCAACAGATTTTGGGGATCAATAGCTTTTTCCAGAAAAGTAAAAACATGATTCATCGCTTCCCGGGTATAACATATATTGATGAATTCGCAGTCATGGTCTCCATCCCGTTCATAATAATGAATATCTTCCGGACGAATAAAGACAAGCGTGCCTACGGTTACCGGCTGGCAGGCATCATTCACGATATGGCGGGCTTTCCCCTGGGTCACCAGGAACAGCTCAAAGAAATCATGGGTGTGGATGGGAGAGGCATAGCTGAGCGAAGGAACGGTGAACAGATGGGATTCGGTATTCGGACCCATGTGGGATGCAGCGGTGTATGTGTAGATTTCCATTATATGAGCGTTCAAGACAAGTATTTCATATGATTCTCTGATAGACTGTTGCTGAAAGAGGTTAAAATGATACATTGCGATCCAGGAGTGACATTCGAGATGAATATTTTGGATTTGAACGGAGCCTGGTCGATGAAGCGGCTTGACCAGAGCGAGTGGACGGAAGCTTCCGTTCCGGGCTCGGTCTATAGTGATTTGTTGAACGCCGGACAGATGGAAGATCCTTTCTACCGGGAGAATGACCAGGAAGCGGTCAAGCTGTCCGAGTATGATTACGAGTATGAGAAGCGCTTTATGATTGGCGCCGAATTCCTGACCGAAGAGCGGATCGTTCTTCGCTTCGAAGGGCTTGATACACTGGCTGAAATCCGGCTCAACGGCCGGGAAATCGCCCGGACGGATAACATGCACAGAACCTACGAGTTTGACGTTAAGCCATTCATCTGCGAGGGCGAGAACACTATTGGCGTCATCTTTCGTTCGCCGCTGAAGTATATCCGTGAGAAATCGAAAGCCCAGCCGATCTGGTCCGTCAATGGCTCTCCGGGATTTCCTTATTTGCGCAAAGCTCACTTCATGTTCGGGTGGGATTGGGGTCCCAGTCTGCCAGACATGGGGATTTGGCGGCCGGTGAAGCTGATTGCCCTGTCCCATACCCGTATTGATGAAGTCTATGTAACACAGCAGCATAAGGGGGACCAGGGTGTAGACCTGAATGTTAAAGTGGGGCTGGAGTACAAGCCGGAGAGCCCGGTCGAGGTGCGTTTTGAATTGACCGATCCGGATGGTGCGCGTTTGTCTTCATGTCAGTTCCCCATGTCGGAAACGACCGGGTATCTGGATCTCCATGTTGCGCAGCCGCAGTTGTGGTGGCCGAGCGGGTTCGGGAAACAGCCGCTTTATCAGATCCGGGTTCAAATTTGCAGCGATGGCGCCATTCTGGATGAACGTGCGTTTAGAATCGGGCTTCGCACCGTTACGGTCAACCAGCAGAGAGACGAATGGGGCAAATCCTTCGCTTACTGCGTGAACGGGCTTGAAATTTTCGCTATGGGCGGCAATTACGTACCAGAGGACTCGCTTCCCCTTCTTCTTTCGGCGGATTTGACCGTCCGAACAGCCAGGACTTCGGGGATATGCATGATTGGAGCATTTGGCATGGGCGCGAGCCGTTCACCGATTTCCGCAAACGGAATCCGCGGTTCATGTCCGAATTCGGGCTGCAATCCTTCCCGTCCATCAAGACGGTCGAAGCTTTCTCGCTTCCGGAGGACCGGAACGTCTTCTCAGCTGTAATGGAAAATCACCAGAAGCATGAAGACGGCCTGTCGCCGATGATTCATTATGTGTCCCAGTATTTTAAAATGCCAAAGGATTTTCAATCCTTTCTGTATGTATCTCAGCTCATTCAGGCCGAAGGCGTCCGCTACGGGGTTGAACACTGGAGACGGAACCGGGGCAGATGCATGGGGGCCATCTACTGGCAGCTGAATGATTCCTGGCCGGTCGCTTCATGGGCCAGCGTCGATTATCACGGAAGATGGAAGGCGCTGCACTATACGGCCAAACGCTTCTACTCCCCGGTGCTGATCTCTGCGGAGGAAGAAGGAAGCCGGGTCTCTCTACATATTAACAATGAAACACTGGACGATGTGGCGGGCAAAGTGGTCTGGAAGCTTCGCGATTCAGCCTCCTCTGTCATTCAATCGGGAGAGATCGGGGCAACAGCGGCCGGACTGTCCGCAGCCGCCTGCCAAACGCTCGATTTCAGCGATGTGCTGAGCTCGGTCGATCAACTGAGATCCCACTACCTGGAATATGCATTCGAATCGGACGGGCATACGCTTAGCGCGGGCAAGACCATTTTTGTACCGGCCAAGCATTTCAAGCTTCAACCCGCCAAATTGTCTGTTAGCGTCAAAGAGGAAGAGGAGCATTTTGAGCTGATTGTCGGCTCCACAGCCTTTGCGATGTTCATTGAGCTCGATCTGAACGGCAGCGATGCGATATTTGACGACAACTATTTTCACTTGTCTGCGAATGAGCAGAAGATCGTGATCGTTAGAAAAGAAGACCTCTCCGATTCGTTAACTCTTGAAGAATTCAGAGAACAGCTTGTGTTCCGCAGTCTGGCTGACAGCTTTATTTAGTTGGCGGCCAATGGGCGGCAGGTATGCCGCGCAATCGAGCTTCAGAGACAGTTTCCCAGCCATGCTGCTGCTGCCGGAGGCTGAGCCCGATTCAGATCATCTGTAGTCGCCGGTAAGCCCGGGCAGATGTCGAATACGACCCGAGAAATAGCTGGCCCCAGCAGTCTTAACAATCTTTGACCCCTCCCTTCAAGCTGAAGGAGGGGTCTTTTGCTGCGCATTTATGCTACTCTCCAGAGGCAGCAGACTGTATTAAGAATTCGACTATACAAACTTTAGGATACCTGCTATACTAATTATAGTTAGTTTGTAACTATGTTTGTTACATGATGATGCGGCATGCAATTGGAGAAGCTATGATACAACGACACATGAAGGAGGAAGCGTAATGCATACAACGGAAGTTCTGCCGAAGGGGCTGAAACTGGGAGCGGTACAGCTTCGGGTAAGCCATTTGGAGCGCTCGTTGGCTTTTTATCAGGATACTGTCGGATTTCGGGTGCTGCGGAGAGAGGAAGGAAGAGCTGAGCTGACAGCAGACGGCGTCTCGCCGCTGTTGATCCTACGGGAAGTCGGGGAAGGCGAGGGACAGCGCCGCCGTTCGGCAGCGGGCTTATATCATTTCGCCATCCTGCTGCCGGATCGTCCATCCCTTGGGCTTGTGCTGCGCAATCTTATTGCTTCTGGAATCGAGATCGGCCAGGGCGATCATCTCGTCAGCGAGGCGCTGTATATTCAGGACCCCGACAACAACGGCATCGAGCTGTACCGGGACCGCCCGCGCGATACATGGCAGTATGATCTGGAGGGGCATGTGGTGATGGGAACCGACCCGGTGGACGTGGAGGGGTTGCTTGCCGATTCCGAGGGACTCCAGTGGAACGGTCTTCCGGCGGGTACAGTTATCGGGCATGTGCATTTCCATGTTGGCAATCTTAAGAAAGCCCAAGACTTCTACTGCGGAGTTCTCGGGTTCGAGCTTGTCGCCCGGTACGGCGGCTCTGCGCTGTTCGTATCGGCGGGAGGATACCATCATCACATAGGTCTTAACGTATGGGCCGGAGAGGGAGCGAAGCCGGCATCGCCGAATGCACCGGGCATCGACTATTTCACGATTCAGCTTCCAAGTGAAGAGGATCGCAGCCTGGTGCTGCGGCGGCTGGTGGATGCCGGCTTCGAGCTCACGGAATTTGAAGGAGAACCAGGGGTTTACGATCCGTGGCATATCGGAATACGGCTGGTCGCAGCATAAGGCTTGCAGGCTTAATCACGAGTAAAGGGGACAATTATAATTATGAAGGTAGCAGTAATCGGAGGAAATGGTAAGGCAGGAAGTCGGATTGTAAAAGAGGTATTGGAACGGGGGCATGACGTAACGGCAATTGTACGCAAAGCCGGCAGCGCCGCAGACAGCGGGGCGGGGGTTATCATGAAGGACGTTTTTGACTTGACCGCGGAAGACCTCACCCCATTTGATGCCGTTGTCAACGCCTTTGGCGCGCCTCTGGGGCAGGAACATCTTCACGTGGAGGCCGGCAACGTTTTGATCGGGGCGCTAAAGGATGCGCCGAATATCCGGCTAATCGTGGTAGGCGGAGCCGGAAGTCTATATGCCGACGAAGCACAGACAATCCGTGTAGTTGATACGCCCGGGTTCCCGGATTTCGTCAAGCCGATAGCGCTGAACCAGGCCAAGAATCTGGATATTCTGCGGGGAACTGAGGGCCTGAATTGGACGTTTATCAGTCCATCGGCTAATTTTGCCCTTGGACGCCGGACCGGCGCTTACGAGACGGGGAAGGACCGGCTGCTGCTCAATTCCGAGGGAGAAAGTTATGTAAGCTATGAGGATTATGCGGTTGCCGTGGCCGACGAAATCGAGCGTCCGGCGCATATTCGCGAACGGTTCACTGTCGGGTCCGAACGCTGAACACGGATGAACGGGACGTCGGTAAACGAGTCATTTGAATGAGGAAGCGGCTGCCGAACGGGTTCGGGCCGCTCGCCAGACAGCTCATATTACATTTGCGCAAACACCGGGCGATCCATGGAGCAATCCATGGATCGCATCGGTGTTTTTGTGCATCTGCCGCAGTCCTAATACTGATGGAGCAAAGAAACGCAACAGAGGACTAGAAATTTACAATATAGGACTATTGAATCAGAATACTTGGAAGCCGATAAAGAAACAACACAGAGTTTTATAGAAAATAAGGGGGGCAAATATGAAGAGACATGAGGGAATGATTGAAACGAAAAAGGGATGGACGAGCATAGTTAGACGCTTTAATCCCAGGAAGAGCATAGGGATCAAGCTGTTCCTGTTCTTTTTCACATCGGTATTTATCATTGTCAGCGTCTTGGGGTGGAATGCTTACCGGATTTCCAAAAATGCCATTGTGGAAGAAGTATCGGATTCCGCTGAACAAACATTGAATGAGACCAGGAAGAACGTGGATCTGATTTTGGGCGGATACCGCGATTTTTCGGTGCAATTTATTGCCGATGCGGATTTTCTGGGCCAGCTGCGGGCTTTTGTATCATCAGGCTCCAACTCTCTGGATTATCTGGATCAGCAGAAGGCTATTACCTCCTACTTACAGCATACAGCTTCTTCCAACGAGATGGTTCGCTCAGTGACGCTGTTCACTCTGGATGGCAAGGCTGTCGCATCGTCTGTTGACAAAACTTTAAGCTCTATTCCGAAGCAGAGTTGGCTCAAGGAGGCGGTCAAGACCAAAGGCGAAGCCATCTGGCTCCCTGCTTCCTCCACGTTTGTAACCGGACAGTCCAGCATCGGGCATGCCCGGGTGCTGAGGGATTATTCGGGGCCAATCGCGATCGTGCTTGTGGAAATTAACTCGGATGCCCTGTCCAAACCGCTTGGTGAAGTGAAGCTGATGTCTTCCAAGAGTAGTCCCGATATAACGGTATTCGATCCTGAGACCCGGCAGGTGGTCTATTCAAGCTTGGCCGAAGAAGTCGGCAAACCCACTTCTTTTGTGCTGCCGGAGGCTGAAGGCGGTAACAGCGCCTTGCAAGGAGCATTCACAATGGAACACACGGCGGGACAAGATAATCTGAATATTTACAGCCAATCAAGTGTAACAGGCTGGTATTTGACCGGGCAGATGCCGATTCGCGATCTGTTGAGCCTCGCCAACCGGATTCTGGTGTTCGTCTATATCGCGCTTGCCGCTTCTGCGGTAATTGCCATTATTCTCGGTTATATTATGGTCCGGCTGTTCGCCAAACCTCTGGTTCGGCTTAAAGACAGGCTCAATGAAGCGTCGATGGGACCGTCCGTGTTCCCGTACATAGCCAGGACGAGATTCGCCATCTGGCCGAGCAGACCAAGCGGTCGATTGAAGTGGCCGGGACCATTACACATAAAATCCAGGAAGAGGTTGGCGCAACCGTCAACACTCTAACCGGCCTGTATCCGCTGTACCAGTCGCAGGTGGAGACCGTCAATGAGACCTCATCGATCCTGTCGCAGGTCAAGGAACGAATGAAGGAGCTCAACAACCGGTCCGCTCAAGTAGCCGATACGGTGTCTGAGCTGAACGGGGCGCAGCGGAAACTCAATGAGACCATTCTGAATGTAAGCTCCGTGTCGGAGCAGACAGCCGCGTCCTCCCAGCAGGTGGCGACGGTCTGCGAGGAACAGGTGGGCATGAACGCCCGCCTTGTAGAGCTCTCAGCAGAGCTGGATCAGTTGTCCGTCTACCTGAAGGAACCACTGGTGTCCTTCCGGGTGTGACCGCATGATTGACAATAAGCGGATGTGATGGCAATACGACAACCGTAACTAAGCAGCAGGAGACAACCGGGACTTCGGCAGAAGTCGGCGGCAGCATTACTTTTATCACGAACCGGCAGGAAATGGTGGACTCCGGGATGATGGACCGCTATATTGAAGGATTCAAGAAGAAATATCCGGCGGTTACGGATGTGAAAGTATCGGTGATGAAGAATTATGATACGGATATCCGGATCAAAATACTGACGAATGATTATGGAGATGTGCTGCTTCTCCCGGGAGATCTGGAAGACAAGAATTTGCCCGAATATTTTGAGCCCATCGATGATTTGGGACTGACGGACAAGCTCTACTATAATAATAGAAAGACGTTCGAGGATAAGCATTATGCGGCTACGGTCGGTGTCTCGGCACTCGGACTCGTATATAACAAGACGGCTTTCGAGAAGGCGGGCATCAAGGAATTCCCGGCGACGCCTACCGCCTTCTATGAAGCCTGTGAGAAGCTGAAGCAGGCCGGCATCACTCCGGTATACGTGAATTACGCATCGGGCTGGACATTGCCGCAGTGGGGCGTCAATATGGCGCCTGTCATTCAGGGAGATGCCAAGGTGCTGAATTTCATGACCACATCCGATTCCCCGTTCCAGGAGGACAATCCGGTCGGACAATCTTACGGCATAATCCGGCATCTGATCCAGAAGGGTTATACGGAATCGGATCTTTATACGAACCATTGGGAGGAATCCAAGAAGGAGCTTGCCGAAGGAAAAGCGGCGATGATGTATTTGGGGAATTGGGTCATTCCGCAGATCCTGAGCACATCCGGCACGAATGTAAAATCGGAGGACATCGGGTTCAAGCCGTTTCCGACATCGGACAGCGGGAAACTGAGCGCGTTGATGAGTTCCGACGCCTGGTTTGTAATCAACAAGAACAGCAAGAACATGAAGACCGCAAAAGCCTGGTTCAAGTATTTGCTGGAGGAGTCGGGCTACGCCGACGATAACGGATTCATCCCGACGGTTAAGACGAGAGAGCCGTCCCTTCCTCAACTGAAGGAGTTCCTCGCCGCCAAACCCGCTTTAATGGAGAACATCGAGCTGGACAGCGATTAATATACGATTGCTTCCAAAGCGGGCTTCGATTTATGGAGCGGGGATATCGTGCAGAAGCTGGCGGTCGCCAGGAACCTGCAGGGTGAATTCGATCATTGGAATGACAAATGGCGCCAAGCCAGACAGGAGATTCAACCTTAACTTATCTGCGGATTTTATATAAATGCGGCCATTTCCCGGTACTGCCGGGAAATGGCTGTTTGGCTTTGGTTTGACATTGCCTTGGCATTGATATGATGTCGGCATTGGTTTGGTATTCGCATCGGCTGGAGCGCTTGGGCGACCTCGACTTATATGGATGAAGTTCTTCGCGCCGTGTGGCCGTTGGCGGCCGATTCCCTACTTGCCCTCCGCCAGCTCGGCGATTCGCTTCCCGGCATCTCCCCGGTAGAGGCCGCCGTGATAGCATATGACCGTATGGATGGTCAGTCCGGCATATCGCCGCAAGCTGGCCAGCGCCGCCGGCATGTCCGGTGTGGCCCGCGGATCGGGGCCATGCAGCTCGCCGTCCTTAACGGTCAGGCTGTCGCCGGCGACCAGCGTTCCGCTTGCGTCGTGGTACAGGCTGACATGCCCGGGGCTGTGCCCTGGAGTCGTGATCACGGTGACGCCGCCGGCCACCTGCAGAACCTCACCGTCTGTCAGCTCCGCGTCGACTCTGGCCCGCGGCGGATGGGAGAGCACATGCAGGAACGCCCGCCGCCATTCCGCTGGCACATTCGGAGGGAGCATGGCCTCCGCCGCCGCAATCGCTTCGGGCGTATGCTTCAGCAGCATCCGTTCGCCTTCGATATAAGGGCGTTCCAGGGGATGGGCCAGCACCCGTATGGAAGGCCGCTGCTCCAATATAGCGGGTAAGCCGCCGATGTGGTCCAGATCCTGATGGGTAATCAGGACGGTATCCAGCCTGTCCCAGGCCACTCCTGCTTCGGCAAATCCCGCCTGGAAGGTCTCTGTTATGCCCGGATATCCGGTATCGACGAGCATGACATGCTCGTCGTCCCACATCAGCACGGGATAAATCCGCTCGCTTCCGCCCATAATCTGCGCTTCAATCTCCAGCATCTCCAGCCCTTCGGCAATTCTCATTCTTCATCCTCCCGTAAACGTTAAGATAAAAGCAGAGTTTATCTTAACGGAATCGGAGGGTTAAATCAATAGATAAATTATATATTATAACACAAATATATAATTTTGTCAAGGAATAAATTTGCCTGATTTTCTGGATACATTAGCTTGGTGTATTATTAATACAAACAATCTATAGATGGAGATGGAGATGGTGATGTGGAACTATTCAGCTTAGTGCTGCTTCTTCTTGTCCTGATCGGTCTGTCGAAGATTATCAACCGATTCGTTCCTTTTGTGCCTGTTCCGCTGATCCAGATCGGGCTCGGGGCGCTCGCAGCGGCGGCGCCGGTGGGCATACATCTGTCGCTGGAGCCGGAGCTGTTCTTCGTGCTCTTCATCGCTCCGCTGCTGTACAATGACGGCAGAAGGACGCCCCGGGACGAGCTGTGGAACCTGCGGGCCCAGATTCTGCTGCTGGCATTGGGTCTTGTCTTCGCGACCGTTGTCGTCGCGGGCTATGCGATTCACTGGATGATCCCGTCCATTCCGCTTGCGGCAGCTTTCGCCCTTGCGGCGATCCTGTCTCCGACCGATGCGGTGGCGGTAAGCGCCTTGGCCGGCAGAGTGCATCTTCCCAAAGGGACGCACCGGCTTCTCGAGGGCGAGTCCCTGATGAACGACGCTTCCGGCCTGGTGGCGTTCAAGTTCGCCGTGGCTGCTGCCGTAACCGGCGTGTTCTCCTTCTCTCATGCGGTGGGGAGTTTTATTCTCATCGCAGCCGGCGGGCTGCTGGCGGGAGCGGTGCTGTCTTTTCTGCTAATACGCCTGAGCGTATTGCTCCAGCGCCTCGGCATGGAGGATGTCACGATGCATGTGCTTCTCCAGATTTTGACCCCTTTCCTGATCTATCTCGTCAGCGAGGAAATCGGCGTTTCGGGCATTTTGGCCGTTGTGGCCGGGGGAATCGTGCATGCGGTGGAGAAGGACCGTACCACCTCGCCTCAGTACAAGCTGCAGCTCGTGTCGGCCAGCATCTGGTCCATGCTGCTGTTTGTTCTCAATGGCCTGGTGTTTCTCATTCTGGGCGTTTCCCTGCCGGATGTGGCGTCGGTTATTCTCCGGGATGAAGCCTTCGACAACACGACGGTCCTCCTGTATGTGCTGGCGATTACGGCGCTGCTGATCGTGCTGCGCTTCTTGTGGGTATACGCGTTCGCCGTCATGAACAACGCCAAGAACGGCAAGCGAAGCCGGCCTCAGCTTAAGGGGCTCGCGCTTCTCTCCGTATCTGGCGTCCGGGGAGCCGTGACTTTGGCGGGCGCCTTCTCGATTCCGCTCTATCTGGATGACGGCTCGCGCTTTCCCGAGCGCGACCTCATTATCTTCCTCGCCGCAGGTGTCATCCTGGCGACGCTGCTGCTCGCAAGCATTGCGCTTCCGCTGATGGCAGGCAAG includes these proteins:
- a CDS encoding Rrf2 family transcriptional regulator, which produces MNISTRFAVAIHILALIDTNREGRNTSDWIAGSVGTNPVVIRRISSMLGKAGLIEVKPGIAGAKLARPAEQITLLEIYQAVDAVGEGSLFAVHEHPSPECPVGQNIAGAIIPVFLMAQQAMEDVLQQVTLAQISSQLPV
- a CDS encoding helix-turn-helix domain-containing protein; translation: MEIYTYTAASHMGPNTESHLFTVPSLSYASPIHTHDFFELFLVTQGKARHIVNDACQPVTVGTLVFIRPEDIHYYERDGDHDCEFINICYTREAMNHVFTFLEKAIDPQNLLATVLPPVTVLPASETERLKDRLERIRLVPDKPQAAGLLRAMLAELLTLFFWKQQRTREDAIPPWLEDLLLQMQRKENFVEGVQRMYELSGRSPGHLSRVFRSLLHTTPVLYINQLRLDYAKYMLATTDLGIMDIALSAGFNNLSHYYHLFKKEYGLTPLAYRSLHR
- a CDS encoding glycosyl hydrolase 2 galactose-binding domain-containing protein → MNILDLNGAWSMKRLDQSEWTEASVPGSVYSDLLNAGQMEDPFYRENDQEAVKLSEYDYEYEKRFMIGAEFLTEERIVLRFEGLDTLAEIRLNGREIARTDNMHRTYEFDVKPFICEGENTIGVIFRSPLKYIREKSKAQPIWSVNGSPGFPYLRKAHFMFGWDWGPSLPDMGIWRPVKLIALSHTRIDEVYVTQQHKGDQGVDLNVKVGLEYKPESPVEVRFELTDPDGARLSSCQFPMSETTGYLDLHVAQPQLWWPSGFGKQPLYQIRVQICSDGAILDERAFRIGLRTVTVNQQRDEWGKSFAYCVNGLEIFAMGGNYVPEDSLPLLLSADLTVRTARTSGICMIGAFGMGASRSPISANGIRGSCPNSGCNPSRPSRRSKLSRFRRTGTSSQL
- a CDS encoding glycoside hydrolase family 2 protein — encoded protein: MSEFGLQSFPSIKTVEAFSLPEDRNVFSAVMENHQKHEDGLSPMIHYVSQYFKMPKDFQSFLYVSQLIQAEGVRYGVEHWRRNRGRCMGAIYWQLNDSWPVASWASVDYHGRWKALHYTAKRFYSPVLISAEEEGSRVSLHINNETLDDVAGKVVWKLRDSASSVIQSGEIGATAAGLSAAACQTLDFSDVLSSVDQLRSHYLEYAFESDGHTLSAGKTIFVPAKHFKLQPAKLSVSVKEEEEHFELIVGSTAFAMFIELDLNGSDAIFDDNYFHLSANEQKIVIVRKEDLSDSLTLEEFREQLVFRSLADSFI
- a CDS encoding VOC family protein: MHTTEVLPKGLKLGAVQLRVSHLERSLAFYQDTVGFRVLRREEGRAELTADGVSPLLILREVGEGEGQRRRSAAGLYHFAILLPDRPSLGLVLRNLIASGIEIGQGDHLVSEALYIQDPDNNGIELYRDRPRDTWQYDLEGHVVMGTDPVDVEGLLADSEGLQWNGLPAGTVIGHVHFHVGNLKKAQDFYCGVLGFELVARYGGSALFVSAGGYHHHIGLNVWAGEGAKPASPNAPGIDYFTIQLPSEEDRSLVLRRLVDAGFELTEFEGEPGVYDPWHIGIRLVAA
- a CDS encoding NAD(P)-dependent oxidoreductase, which gives rise to MKVAVIGGNGKAGSRIVKEVLERGHDVTAIVRKAGSAADSGAGVIMKDVFDLTAEDLTPFDAVVNAFGAPLGQEHLHVEAGNVLIGALKDAPNIRLIVVGGAGSLYADEAQTIRVVDTPGFPDFVKPIALNQAKNLDILRGTEGLNWTFISPSANFALGRRTGAYETGKDRLLLNSEGESYVSYEDYAVAVADEIERPAHIRERFTVGSER
- a CDS encoding cache domain-containing protein, with the protein product MKRHEGMIETKKGWTSIVRRFNPRKSIGIKLFLFFFTSVFIIVSVLGWNAYRISKNAIVEEVSDSAEQTLNETRKNVDLILGGYRDFSVQFIADADFLGQLRAFVSSGSNSLDYLDQQKAITSYLQHTASSNEMVRSVTLFTLDGKAVASSVDKTLSSIPKQSWLKEAVKTKGEAIWLPASSTFVTGQSSIGHARVLRDYSGPIAIVLVEINSDALSKPLGEVKLMSSKSSPDITVFDPETRQVVYSSLAEEVGKPTSFVLPEAEGGNSALQGAFTMEHTAGQDNLNIYSQSSVTGWYLTGQMPIRDLLSLANRILVFVYIALAASAVIAIILGYIMVRLFAKPLVRLKDRLNEASMGPSVFPYIARTRFAIWPSRPSGRLKWPGPLHIKSRKRLAQPSTL
- a CDS encoding ABC transporter substrate-binding protein; protein product: MTISGCDGNTTTVTKQQETTGTSAEVGGSITFITNRQEMVDSGMMDRYIEGFKKKYPAVTDVKVSVMKNYDTDIRIKILTNDYGDVLLLPGDLEDKNLPEYFEPIDDLGLTDKLYYNNRKTFEDKHYAATVGVSALGLVYNKTAFEKAGIKEFPATPTAFYEACEKLKQAGITPVYVNYASGWTLPQWGVNMAPVIQGDAKVLNFMTTSDSPFQEDNPVGQSYGIIRHLIQKGYTESDLYTNHWEESKKELAEGKAAMMYLGNWVIPQILSTSGTNVKSEDIGFKPFPTSDSGKLSALMSSDAWFVINKNSKNMKTAKAWFKYLLEESGYADDNGFIPTVKTREPSLPQLKEFLAAKPALMENIELDSD
- a CDS encoding MBL fold metallo-hydrolase, whose product is MRIAEGLEMLEIEAQIMGGSERIYPVLMWDDEHVMLVDTGYPGITETFQAGFAEAGVAWDRLDTVLITHQDLDHIGGLPAILEQRPSIRVLAHPLERPYIEGERMLLKHTPEAIAAAEAMLPPNVPAEWRRAFLHVLSHPPRARVDAELTDGEVLQVAGGVTVITTPGHSPGHVSLYHDASGTLVAGDSLTVKDGELHGPDPRATPDMPAALASLRRYAGLTIHTVICYHGGLYRGDAGKRIAELAEGK